The Gammaproteobacteria bacterium sequence GGCTGAAGTTGTCACGCACAATCTGCCACGCCTGCGGGGCGAGTGCGCGGCGCTTGAGCCCTTCCACAACATCGACGTTTTCAAGCGTGTGCTGGGGATAAAGGTTGTGTGATTTCGCACCCAGCGCATGCACACCCGAGCCCTTGAGCTGCTTAACAATAAAGGCCGTGAGCTTGCCGCCCAGCGCGGACTGCGCCGCCTCATTCATGGTTTCCAGCATGGCTCGCGTGAATGCCAGGCGATTTTCCATCGAGAAGCGGGTGCTATCCACAAAAGCACCGCTCTGCCCCGCGTCATCAAAATTCTTGGCATCCACCAGATACACGGACTCAAAGCCGTGTCCCTTCCAGTAGGCAATCATCTCCTCGTCGGTGAACAGCGAGACCATTGCGTGATGCTCCTGGCTGTAGCCATTCCAGATCAGCACCGGCAGGAAGTTAGTGATAGTGGGAAAAGCAACGTGGAAGTGCATCATGGCATTCAGGATGTACGGCTCGCCCATACCGCCATCGCCAAGCGTGAAGGGGAACAGCGTGCCGGGGTGCAGCATCGCACCCGCCATGGCGAAATGCTGACCCTGCCCCAGCGGACCCGCAGGAGCAAGAATGCCGGGAATGGCGCCAGAGAGGTGACCCAGCAAACCGTGCTTCTCACGGAAGCGCGCACGCAGATCTTGAACCGTATTGATGCCCATCTCCTCCAGCGAGGAGTCCATGAACATGGCGCTGTAAAAACCGGGTGCATGGTGGCCCACTTCGGTGACGATATTGGTGTGTCCCAACATCACCAGCGAAGTGTAGGCCTCAGCGCTGCTAGCAAACCCGCCCGGATGGCCGGAAGCCTTGGAGCCCGTCATTTGCAGGGTAAGATAGCGCAACGCATCCGCCCCCAGCAGGGTTTGGAATGCCGCGCGCGGATCGCTGGGGTCAGCCACGGCGCTCTGCCCTGCAGCGATGACCGGATGTGCGGCATATTCATCTGAACCTGGCAGGGCTTCGGCGAAGTACTGAATGCCTTCACAGAAAGCCGGGATGCTGATTGCGGTTGGGGTACCCATGGCGACGCTCCTAAGTTATACAAAAGAATGTTGCAAATATAGTATCCCCCTGTATATTATTTCGCAATATGTAATAGTTTTCATAATGTGAAATGAAAGAAAAAGCCACCAGCTCCATTCAAGTCATAGACCGCATGGCCCAACTGCTGGACGCCATCGCCCAAGGGCATGGCCCCGTCAGCCTGAAAATCCTCTCCGCCGAAACCGGGCTACACCCCTCCACAGCCCACCGCATTCTGGCGGCATTAGGCGAGCACGGGTTGGTGGAGCGCACCGAGGCCGGCCAATACCGGTTGGGCATCAAATTGCTCGGCCTTGCCAGCCGGGTGGAACAACGCGTGGATCTTAAACGAGAGGCATTGCCGATCATGGAATGGCTGCGCAGCGAACTGGGTGAGACAGTAAACCTCACCGTGCGCGACGGCGATGAAGTAGTCTACGTGGAACGTGTCTCCAGCCACAAAATGATCCGCGTCGAACAAGTCATCGGTGGCCATGCCCCGCTGCATGTCACGGCAGTGGGCAAGCTGTTTCTTGCATTCGACGGCAAAGCCGCTTGTCTGGCCTATGCTCAGCGCACCCATCTTCCTGCCTACACCGCCACCACCCTCACCCAGCCCGAGCAGCTCTGGGACGAGGCGGCGTGCTCATTGGAGCGGGGATATTCTCTTGATAACGAAGAGGCCGAAACCGGCGTCGGTTGTATTGGCGTGCCGGTACTGGACGCCAGCGGAAAAATGGTCGCAGGTCTATCGGTCTCCGCGCCCATTGCGCGGCGCGGTGACGAATGGATAGCGGTGACGATTACCGCCGGCAAGCGGCTCTCCGCACGGCTGGGTTATTTTGGCGGGGAATCATGACAGACATTGGCGTCAGCCATGGAAGCGACGCGTGAGCGAGCGATGGCTGGCAACCCCGGATAGCCTCTGTCTCTTGATCACAATGTGGCACGCGCGAGCCCGCTCATTTGATAGCCCTCAAGTCGCTTCTTCAAGCGAAACCAGCCATGCCACATCGTGTCCCACCCAGGACGCCCAGTGCGCTTGGTGTCAGTAAATCCGCCCAACTTCGCGACCGCCAAGCACGCCCAACGAATCGATGGCGCCGTCGTCGGTGGCGCGCTGCGCTGGGTCGATACCCACAACACGGTCCACTCGTCTTCGTTCAGTAGCGTGTCGCAGCTCACCTGCTCATCCTCCTCCGGCGTGTCCAGCATTTCTCGCAATTGCAACAACCGCACGGCCAGAAACGCGGTGATCACTAACATCCGTTCCATGTTCGCCGTATCAGGATTCGAGTATCCAGTGGCAAGGGTTGTACAACAGCGCAAGCCTGAGTTATACGTTACGGGCCATCGCCAACCGCTGGCACATCGGGGCGAGCCTTGACACGTTTGATCTTAAACGCGCCCGCACTCTTGGGCTGGAGCTGCAATTTCAGCAGATTTTCTGACGGGAGCTTTTCGAAGCGCCGCATTAATGAATAATCAAGCCGTAGATCGGCTCAAGCGGCAGGCGGGCCGGCTCATGAATCAATGCCAGGTGTGCATCGAGTGCTTCCTTGCTTCATTGCTTCAGCGATGGCTGCTGGGCATTCACCATGGCGCTGTTCAACCTGGGCAGCTCGGCTATTATCTGGACGAATTTGTGTTTCACTTCAATCGCCGAACCTCGCGGTCACGGGGCCTACTGTTTTACCGCTTGCTTCATCAGGCCGTTACGACGTGCCGGTGACGTATGATGAAATTATCGAAAAAACCGCGTCGTGACTGCTGTGGAGTTAAAGGGATACCCCATTCCCGGAGACCAGG is a genomic window containing:
- a CDS encoding IclR family transcriptional regulator, which translates into the protein MKEKATSSIQVIDRMAQLLDAIAQGHGPVSLKILSAETGLHPSTAHRILAALGEHGLVERTEAGQYRLGIKLLGLASRVEQRVDLKREALPIMEWLRSELGETVNLTVRDGDEVVYVERVSSHKMIRVEQVIGGHAPLHVTAVGKLFLAFDGKAACLAYAQRTHLPAYTATTLTQPEQLWDEAACSLERGYSLDNEEAETGVGCIGVPVLDASGKMVAGLSVSAPIARRGDEWIAVTITAGKRLSARLGYFGGES